In the Streptomyces formicae genome, one interval contains:
- a CDS encoding ABC transporter substrate-binding protein — translation MAHDTGRYWEFTDDRDHLVRAAARPTRPVAYLPTGAALYDHGIRPAGVFGSAHDDPAVPDPAKAGGLPLDGIGYFGAGSALDLDALIAAGPDLVVAVSYGGGQVYGIDPEAAKHLEEQVPVVVLDVGHGRSLAGIRERLTALAQSLGAPAQPEADAELASAERRLTAAASGHVRPRVLALSPAGPDSVHLARPYAWPDLAALAGLGVGLVDPPPGQGANWSTTTWAEAAALEPDLVLADVRSNAVPLGDALGTGLRTLPWNPELPPSARQHARFATALAEALEDAGP, via the coding sequence ATGGCACACGACACGGGCCGGTACTGGGAGTTCACCGACGACCGGGATCACCTGGTGAGGGCCGCGGCGCGCCCGACGAGGCCGGTGGCCTACCTACCCACGGGCGCGGCCCTGTACGACCACGGCATACGCCCGGCGGGTGTCTTCGGCTCCGCGCACGACGACCCCGCCGTACCGGATCCCGCCAAGGCGGGCGGCCTCCCGCTGGACGGCATCGGCTACTTCGGCGCCGGTTCCGCACTGGACCTGGACGCCCTCATCGCCGCGGGGCCCGACCTCGTCGTCGCGGTCAGCTACGGCGGCGGGCAGGTCTACGGCATCGACCCTGAGGCCGCCAAGCACCTGGAGGAACAGGTGCCGGTCGTCGTGCTCGACGTCGGACACGGGCGCAGCCTCGCCGGCATCAGGGAGCGCCTGACAGCCCTCGCGCAGAGCCTCGGCGCTCCCGCACAGCCCGAGGCGGACGCCGAACTCGCCTCCGCCGAGCGGCGGTTGACCGCGGCCGCGAGCGGGCACGTGCGGCCGCGCGTGCTCGCGCTCTCCCCGGCGGGTCCCGACTCCGTGCACCTGGCGCGGCCGTACGCCTGGCCCGACCTGGCCGCGCTCGCCGGACTCGGCGTCGGCCTCGTCGACCCCCCTCCCGGGCAGGGCGCCAACTGGTCCACGACCACCTGGGCCGAGGCGGCCGCCCTCGAACCCGACCTGGTCCTGGCCGACGTGCGCTCCAACGCCGTCCCGCTCGGCGACGCGCTGGGCACGGGCCTCCGGACGCTGCCGTGGAACCCCGAACTGCCGCCCAGCGCACGGCAACACGCCCGCTTCGCCACCGCGCTCGCCGAAGCCCTGGAGGACGCGGGCCCCTGA
- a CDS encoding MerR family transcriptional regulator — MSRQEDPDQDVTGLRPVDLARAAGISTQQIRNYADAGILPPAPRSPAGYRRFDALHRQALLTYRALIRGYGPGPAQGIMRAVHAGEVPQALALVDSCHAELHAQRVALRTTGEALAAVAAEDPGAPAPPRSRLRIGEVAAHLGLRTSALRVWEAAGLLTPSRDPVTHYRSYLPADVRDARVIHMLRQSHYPLPQIRPVLDDLRHSGGVEALRAAVARRAEALDQRTRAMLEGAGRLHQYLTDAPTPLVSSS; from the coding sequence ATGAGCCGTCAGGAAGACCCTGACCAGGACGTCACGGGCCTGCGCCCGGTCGATCTGGCGCGGGCCGCGGGCATCTCGACCCAGCAGATCCGCAACTACGCCGACGCCGGGATCCTGCCGCCCGCGCCCCGCTCCCCCGCCGGGTACCGCAGGTTCGACGCTCTGCACCGGCAGGCCCTGCTGACCTACCGTGCGCTGATCCGCGGCTACGGGCCCGGCCCCGCGCAAGGGATCATGCGGGCCGTGCACGCGGGCGAGGTACCGCAGGCACTCGCCCTCGTCGACTCCTGCCACGCCGAGCTGCACGCGCAGCGCGTCGCCCTGCGGACCACGGGTGAGGCCCTGGCGGCCGTCGCGGCGGAGGACCCCGGCGCACCCGCACCGCCCCGCTCACGGCTGCGCATCGGAGAGGTCGCCGCGCATCTGGGCCTGCGCACCTCGGCCCTGCGCGTGTGGGAGGCGGCCGGTCTCCTGACGCCGAGCCGCGATCCGGTCACGCACTACCGCTCGTACCTGCCCGCCGATGTCCGTGACGCACGCGTGATCCACATGCTCCGGCAGAGCCACTACCCGCTGCCGCAGATCCGCCCGGTCCTCGACGACCTGCGCCACAGCGGCGGCGTCGAGGCGCTCCGCGCGGCCGTGGCCCGCCGCGCGGAGGCGCTGGACCAGCGCACGCGGGCGATGCTGGAGGGGGCGGGCAGGCTGCATCAGTACCTCACGGACGCGCCCACTCCCCTGGTCAGCTCCAGCTGA
- a CDS encoding M15 family metallopeptidase produces the protein MSTHTNMNTSDIVLMADPRVAAVPVREGGERLLDVREDSSLLVDAREQAGPEAAFALLREGVVRRLERADTLLPDGLRLLFVEGYRPPSLQRAYFEEYVEQLRALHPHWPAEEIHAAASRYVSPPDIAPHSAGAAVDLTLADAEGRELDLGTRMNADPEESEGACYTAAGNISPEARAHREVLGAALTEVGLVNYPTEWWHWSYGDRYWALLSGAECALYGPREADRA, from the coding sequence ATGAGCACCCACACGAACATGAACACGAGTGACATCGTCCTGATGGCGGACCCGAGGGTCGCCGCCGTCCCCGTACGCGAGGGCGGGGAGCGTCTCCTCGACGTACGCGAAGACAGTTCGCTGCTGGTCGACGCACGCGAACAGGCAGGCCCCGAGGCCGCGTTCGCGCTGCTGCGCGAGGGCGTGGTGCGACGCCTGGAACGAGCGGACACCCTGCTCCCCGACGGCCTGCGGCTGCTCTTCGTGGAGGGCTACCGGCCGCCTTCGCTGCAACGCGCGTACTTCGAGGAGTACGTGGAGCAGCTCCGGGCCCTCCACCCCCACTGGCCCGCCGAGGAGATCCACGCGGCGGCGAGCCGCTACGTCTCCCCGCCCGACATCGCCCCGCACAGCGCGGGAGCCGCCGTGGACCTGACGCTCGCCGACGCCGAGGGGCGCGAACTCGACCTGGGCACCCGGATGAACGCCGACCCGGAGGAGAGCGAGGGCGCCTGCTACACCGCCGCGGGCAACATCAGCCCCGAGGCGCGGGCCCACCGCGAGGTCCTCGGCGCCGCACTGACCGAGGTGGGCCTGGTCAACTACCCCACCGAGTGGTGGCACTGGTCGTACGGCGACCGCTACTGGGCGCTCCTGTCGGGCGCGGAGTGCGCGCTCTACGGACCGCGTGAGGCGGACCGGGCGTAG
- a CDS encoding DUF7218 family protein: MPRAQIKDEKTYQALRREGASKEKAARIANDSGGSASATGRKGGKAGTYEDRSKEDLYREAKKVGIEGRSKMSKPELIDALRHH; encoded by the coding sequence GTGCCCAGGGCTCAGATCAAGGACGAGAAGACCTACCAGGCGCTGCGCCGCGAGGGCGCGAGCAAGGAGAAGGCGGCCCGCATCGCCAACGACTCCGGCGGTTCGGCCTCCGCCACCGGCCGCAAGGGCGGCAAGGCGGGCACGTACGAGGACCGCTCCAAGGAGGACCTGTACCGCGAGGCCAAGAAGGTCGGCATCGAGGGCCGCTCCAAGATGAGCAAGCCCGAGCTGATCGACGCGCTGCGCCACCACTGA